In Brachyhypopomus gauderio isolate BG-103 chromosome 2, BGAUD_0.2, whole genome shotgun sequence, the DNA window TCATCATCTCCGCTCAGACACGTTCTTCGGTGTTCACTGTAGAAAGCACACAGGACGCCAGCAGCATAGCAGATGGGAACACGTCGTCCCTTATTAATCCCAACTGGCAATAGCGTCATTTCCAAATCTTCAGCAAAATTTAATTTTCACGGATCATGCAAGGTATTGAAAGTGGCTAGTTTGATGATGGAGATCCGAAATATGTACAAAGCATGCCAAACAAGTTACTTATACTCTATTGTACTAATAGTGTGGTAGTAGATAGCTTGGAGAGGTTTTATTCCTCCAGATAGTAGAGATATTCAGGCAACAGACTGTACAAAGGTTATATACTGTCTTGAGATGAACTCCTTTGTTATCACAAAGCTAGCAGAGATCGTCTACATCCGGTGTTGTCCCACAAAGAGCTTACATCACAGCAGGCCAAGCAGAGGTCCCACATTTGGTCAAAGACTGAAACTAGACAAATAGGTGGAAACAGGTGAAGCACCTGATTGGCTTCAGATGAAAGTCTGGCTCAGACTGGTTCCCTCTGCTATCtacattctcagacacaccacctcaccagcCTGAGAAGGCAAAGGACATAAACTCCACTGAGGTGTAATGGTCCAAATCAGTACAGACCTGCCATATGTGCTCTCCAGACAGGTTCTGAGGCCCAGGCAATGTCCACTAACACCATGTCACTTTGCTGATTCCCACAGAGCGAGCCCAGAGACGGATATGAAAGGCCCGGTGTCCACCCTGAGGGCCTTTATGAAGCCCAACGTGTACCAGAAGGTCCCCGATGGGGGCTGGGGCTGGGCCATCGCGGTCGCCTTCTTCTTCGTGGAGGTCTTCACCTTTGGCATTATCAAGATCTTTGGGATCTTCCTGCAGGACCTCACCAGCCATTTCAGCGAAACGAACAGCAGAGTATCATGGGTCATTTCCATCTGTGTTTTTGTGATGAATTTCACAGGTAAGATGGCCAAGATTAATAGAAATCTGTTTAAGGGAAATGGTGTATAAGAAGGAGAATCAGCAGGGAGCATAATGcattgatctgtgtgtgtgtgcgtgtgtgtgtgcagcaccaCTGTCCTCGGTGCTGAGTAACCGGTTTGGATACAGACCCGTTGTCATGCTGGGTGGCTTCCTCATCAGCCTCGGCACAGTCACCACGGCCTTCGCCCAGTCCGTCACTCAGATGTACATCACCGTGGGCCTCGTCTCAGGTACTTctgctctctgtggtgtgtgtgtgtgagagagagttaaaCAGAGTGCTGGCTGTTGCCATATGCAGGGAATATCCAGGGTTTGAGATTTAGACTGTAGCCTCACGAGCACTGCACAGTTCAACACACCTGCTGTAGTTTACAAACCTGTGTTAGACAAAACAATATTGTAGCAAGCAAGCCTCGGCCTACAGAGGTGTGGCCAACCACTATAGGGGTGTGGCCATGCAACTACAGGGGTGTGGCTACACATGCCTGTGGAAAGCCTTATTTCCTCATAGCCTCATATAGTGTGTTGATATCTATGTTGTATTTGTATTGTATCTGTCTTGCAGATTGCTTTCTTAAATGcagaaagtaaaataaataaagaaataattaaagTTCCGCAGTTTCTTGTACACACACCTCAGCAGGAGGATCACGCCTGCATTTGTGCCAGGAGTGGAGCGGTTAGCCTGTAGGGGTAGGAAACTCAACACCTCTGCTGCATGACTGCCGTGTAATCATATTCAAGACACCGCTAGTTAAAATCATGCAGTCCAAAGTTACAGCTTCATTCCAACCTCCTGCCTTCACCATGTAGCTGGATAACTGTGCAAATGCAATGTATGCTTGTGGTCTCCCTGATGAGATCAATGTCATTCAGTTTTTCTTGAAGCTACTGAGAGGGAATCCCAGCAGTGCTTGACTGATGTGCCCTTTGGTTATTACAGAATTGGCTGAGTCATAATCTCaccttttatttgttttgacaAAACAACATTTGCTTTAATTTTTCCGATTAGGCACTCATGATGAAACCAAATGGGGAATGTGACTAGCCATTCTGATCCATTCATATCAGTTACTTTATAATGTGTTCTTTATTTCATTGAGATTTCTTTCCTCCACCACTGCACTGCTAGCTTTCCCTATTATAGACACGCTCTTTTCAAATGGACCCACCCTAATCTGcttatttctttctttgtttttcttgtctttctctctctttttttgttttgtttctcttACACACAGTTTTTCTTTCAGAGAAGTATCTGCTGCGTGACACAGACGTCAGGGGCATGGCGTGCTTTTCCTCCGGCCCATAGCCTGGCTTGAGCCCGTGTCACTAGAGGGCGCCAGTGGCTGTGATCTCCCTTTCTGCTGTTTGTTCACAGGCCTGGGCTACTGCCTCACTTTTCTGCCTACGGTCACCATCCTCTCTCAGTACTTCAGCAAGCGTCGCTCCCTCGTCACGTCCGTGGCTTCTACCGGAGAGTGCTTCTCCCTCTTGGCTCTGGCTCCAGGTACGACACACTCCCGTGCCCTACCACAATTGAAAGCTTCAGAGTCACCATTCTCTTTCACCAAAGTGTCATAGCACTAATCGTGCCATCTCCACAGCCTTCAGTGCCCTGAGAGACCAGATGGGCTGGCGGAAGTGCATGGTGGTGATCGGCCTCCTGCAGGCCTCCATCATCGTGTGTGGAGTCCTGCTCAAACCAATCATCATCCGGCCCAGATCTTCCACGGAAgagcagcaggaggaggagaaggagaaggagagtcCTCGGTCTGCTCTCAGACAAAGCCAAAGCAAATACGAGCTGGAGAACGAGTTCACGTGCACCTCCTTCAATTCTGTGGACTCGGGCGTGCAGATGGACTTGGCAGACGGCCCAGGCGAAACCGCTCAACTGGagctggagagaggagagggtgaaGGAGAAGGGCCTGCTCtgtcctccacccctctcagACAGCCTGTGCAGCaggcggaggagagggaggagctgcgTCCACCGCGCAGCGGCCCGCTCGACACCTCCGTGCTCAGGGACGGCGGCTTCATCTGCTACTCGCTTTTTGGCCTTTTCGCCACGCTGGCCTTCTTCGCTCCACAGCTCTACGTCATCGATCTGAGCGTCAGCTGTGGCATGGAGCGCGAGAGCGCCACCTACATGCTGTCTACCATGGCTGTGGCCGAGATCCTGGGCCGCCTGTCCATCGGCTGGGTGCTGAATCACGGGCCGGTCCGTAAACTCTATGTCCTGCTCGTCTGCATGGCCACGCTCACCCTGGTGCTCATCTTCTTCCCCTTCGTCACCGAGTTCTGGGGCCTGGCGTCCTGCTGTGCTGCCTACGGCTTCCTGCTTGGCACTGTAGCGTCCACCCACATCCCCATGCTGGCCGAGGACGATGTGGTGGGCATTGAGAGGATGCCCACAGCCGCAGGAGTCTATGTCTTCGTGCAGAGCTTCGCCGGGCTGGCCGGTCCACCCCTCGGAGGTAAAAACATTTCTTCTTCTGGTGCAGGAACCGGGTGCACTGACGCTGCTTCGGTTTCACACATCATTTTCTCACCGGAGTTATTAGCGTGCTGACTCTGGagctcagtgtgtgtttgttactgGTAGCATCCACACCTCCATGTCTttttgttcatgtgtgtttgcaggCATGCTGGTTGACATCACGCACAACTACGGCTCAGCGTTCTACTCCAGTGCGGTGGGCGCGGCGCTGGGGACTCTGTTCCTGGGACTCGTACGTCCGGCCAAAGCCGGACTCAGACGTTGTCTGGAGAAAGGTGTGGGGGAGCAGCAACAAGAACAGGACACTGAGGGCAGCGATGGCGCTCCAGACGACTTCTTGGAGTTGGACCTGGTTATAGAGAGCACCGGCACCCAGAGTTCGTCTGGTCCAGCAGCCTGAGAacttgaaacacacacaaacacataacttGAATTATTTGCCCAAAGATGAATGCTGTCAGTCCGTTGTTGATGCACCATTCTCTCACCACTTTTGagttttaattttcttttttggacCAAATGAAACCTCAGGCCAGTTGACCATCAGACTAAATTAACCTGTGCTTTATTTATATTACATTGGACATCATACTATTTTTGATTAATTACTGATCTTGTTTACTCCAGCGGTGTTTTCGCTTGCTGATCGTTTAAGCGTTTGTACTTTCATATCACAGCCTCGGCCGTGACAGCTTTAAAGAGCTCTAATTTCAGAGTTGCTAATTTAACACCTCCCGTGGCTTCTGAACACTGCGTCAGAAAACGTGCTCCGCCCGAGGTGGAGCAGATTCAGAGGTGCGGAGGGTCCGGATCAGCCGCACGTCTTCCATGTCGTGTCTCTTTGTGGACTCCTTGTTTTACGAGTAAGAACAAAAAGATGGAAtgtgttgtttttatttatttattttgttggtCTTGCCTTCTCTGATGGGTGCGTGTCTTTTAACTAATGCTACGATATGAGAAACCTCAGCTCCATCATGAGTGAGACACACAACAACATCCCGCATTACTCAATGAGTGAATGAGTTCGAAATCATCGTTACTGTTtatgtatttcttttttaaCGTTATATTTATGTAATTCACTAGTAAACTTGATATATACGTGATAATTATGAACTTTGAGCAAGACACCATAAGTGAACATGTACATGATTTTTTACTTGAATTCACACTCACCTAATGACTTGAACAGCTCCAGTATCCTTGGTTTATCAGCCATCATTTTATTATTGCACCGTTCATTTTGGCACGTtttagagttttttttttttaaaaatatgtgTACTATTATTTTCTTGGAACAAGAGAACTAATGTATTGTTGAGAGCTCTCAGTCGAATCGACAACTGCTGTACTGCAAACCATATTATTTACGATAGAATAAATAAAACTATTGATTTTATGTTTTGTGTTGCTTATGCAGTGCTCTGCCGAATAAGTCGGAGTGCGGTTTGGCACTCCTCAATTAATATGGCGCAATTCTACAATGGCATATTTTTAAACGCCCCTAGGCTACGTCTTCGTGTATATGAAAATGCAGCTACAAATTTACAATGTACCATCAGAGTCAGGCACACTAATGTTCTCTCAGGGAGACTACCACATTAAGACCCGTAAATCGTGTCTAAGAACCACCGTGTAAGCATGTTGTTTCGCAGGCTAGACACAGATGTATGAATAACAGTAATTTGTAGCAGATATTTCAGAAAGCCATTTGAAAATTTTCAGATAACTATGAAAAAATACTGTCAATCAATACTCCGACTAATTCAAATCTTAATGATCTATAATGATTGATAACAAATCAGTATGGCcccaagaaataaagaaattCCGTGGTCCAAGACTGCCACCTAACGTTAGTTTAGCAGTTTGACATCTCCAGAAAGAAACTGGGCTGAGACCGTGTGCGTGTGACCCTTCAATCTTTTCTGAAGGGTTGTAAACGTTACTGCTCCTACCTCAGAGTCCTCAAGCGCCGGAACGTTTTGACACGAGTACCAGACTGCAAACGTAAGCGAATGAACACTGCACGGCTGAagtgattttgtttgttttattgagAGCACGGAAGAGTGAGAAAGCAGAGGTTAGACTGTACACAGAGAACAGTTGGTGTATTTCTGTACTGTAAGCTTTTAGTAAGATTACAATTATGAGAGGAAATAGCCACACAAGGCAATTCTGAAACTTTTAAGTACACAATAAGAAAAAATTTTTAAGGCGTCAAATGGTTCAGAGGCATCAAAACCAGAGGAAGTGATAAACGCTTTACTTTCAACCTTACATAATTCTAAACGTTGCTTTTCCGGGAAGAGGAAAACCTCAGAATTTCACCCACTTCTAATCAAgaccatttcattttttttcttctattttCAAAAAACATGATAACTCAGAAGCATTCTGCTTATGCACTGTTAACACGTTTACAGAGACGCTACAGATAATCTGCATCAGAAAAGTGTGACGTCAACCTCCTGGATGTCAGTGGaaaccccccccaaacacaactgcaacatacacacacacttgctccaTTTGAACAGTGCAGTCAGGCACAGAGATACAGGTTTATTAAAGTAGTGTACCTGTGTCTTAATTATAGCACTGTCACGTTTTTATCACACTGGGTAACTGGGAAGAAAGCTCAGCCTCCTAGTGGTGATGACTTGTTACTACTACAACATAAACAGAAAAGGAGGCATCTGTGTCAGCAGAAAGCATAGACGTGATAAAGGCAGTGGCAGGTCTGGTCTTCCACCAATCAGAACAGGTCTTCTGACATCATCTCCCCTATCTGTTCTCAGATAAGTCTGAGCTGCAGAGCAGTAATGTGCACACGACCACACAAGGCTGCTGTACAGTATGTCAGAAGCCCACAGCCACAGGGTGATGTGTCTGTTTCGGTAGGCACACCGCAGTTGCGTTTTGATGAGGTTAATCGTCCTCAAAGGCAACAGAGACACTTAAGACACACAGGCCAAGGAGTGTGTTCAGTCTCAGCTAACAGCAAGCAAGTTACAGCAGCAGACAGCTTTTGTTTACTGGCAAAAATCTGAAGAATTTCAACAAACTAGGTTAAATCTGTTAACCCACACACTGGAAGAATTACCAACataacattttttgacttgtttaGTTTACCTACTTTGTAGGTTTGATACAAGCTGTATTCCTATTCCACATATACTTTCAAACCATTTAGCTTTGCTtgcagaaaacaaacaaaaaaaaaaaaaaccctcccaCGAGTTTGCTGCTGTCTGAAATCTGAGGGACCCTCTTCTGACCTCTGCGTTCCTCTCCTAGGAAGGGTTGGACCAGACCCCCGTCCACCGAAACAGCGCAGTCTTACCACCACAATGGAACCAGTAAAACACGCATACGTATCTCTCCAGTTCCAAACACGACCTCGAATTCTATTAACTGTAAAAAATGTGTTCTAGAAATTTTATTACAATACCAATCTGCATCGTAACCAGCTCCCATCCCAGACTCTAGGGCGCGGCTTCTGACGGCAATCCCACGAAGCCTCTACTGTCTCGGCACAGTGAGGGACACGGAGACTGGCACAGGAGCACGAGAGGGGAGGCACGAGAGGGGAGGGGCCCACAGCCGCCCTCCAGGCCACGCCCAGGGCGGTGGAGCGGACCGCAGCACAGGCCGCAGCTCCTCCCTCAGGCCTTCAGGAGCCTGAAACGCTGCAGGCATGCATAGGGACGGTCGAAGGCACAGGGCGCGGTCGAAGGCACAGGGCGCGGTCGAGGCTGCTGCACCGCCCGGACGTaccaaccaaaaaaaaacaCGCAGCAATACTGAGTCattgagagaggagagaatacTGGGAAGATATTAGCAGTGAGCACAGAAAACAAGAGAACACAAAAATGTTACATTATCAGTGTGGGTTACATATCGGTTAGAAAAAAGTGGTCTGCATACTACACATTTAAAACACCTGATATAAAACCGTATACTGGATGGACATGGCACTACTCACGGAGCTATCATCGACAGCGATAGGTGGGGAATATATAACTCCATCCCTTTTGTTAGATCACTGACGTAGGTGGAGGTCACAGCTGTTTAAGGAACTGGTACCTTGGTCATGGCACTTGTGAATAAAGatgcattaaaaaaatttaatctTTTGATtgtggttaaaaaaaaataaaaatttaaacgaggaaaaaaaaaagcaaagacAGCAACTTCCGCTTTTCTGATGGGCATGAACAGGAACCTGCTGACGTAGCGGCTGGAGGACACTCAAAGTTCAGCAGGCATCTACTTGAACTGATGGAGTTTCATGGGTGTTACTGAAGGCTTCAGATGCCCAAATGCCCGATTCTTTCTCCAAGCACCAAAGTGGCCGACATTCAGACCAGAGTCTACGCCATTTCTTCCCTGCCTCTGACCACAGGGTTCTCAAACGCGCATGTTCACCATAACTGGACTGTCCACAGCAGGGTTCTCCAACACACATGTTCACGGTAGCTGGTCTGTCCACTAGAACATGCTCACACTACTCTAAATTTTACACGCTCTCCATTTCAACACAACCATACAGAACTCATCAGTGGGGCCAAATCTGATAAAAGTGTAAACCTCTGAAATATAACTTAAGAAATCTAATAGATACGTATGCCTATATAAAGAGAATCAAAACATAAAAGAACCAATCAAAACAACAGCTGATCAGAAACCTacaggtaaaaaataaaaataaaaaatgcaatGCCATCTGGGCAGGTGCTGACTAACGGACAGAGGGAGGCTCAGAACATTGTTCCTATCACAACGTCCAAACGTATAAGGCTTCGATTAAGCTGTTCAACCCTTCGCTATATGGTCAGTAATTAAAGGGCCAGAAGGGGGCAGGTGAAGGTCAGGGCTGGGGTATCTGCCCCTTGCTCTCTGTCCACCGTGTACTGCTCAGTATCTCGGGGGAAGAGGAAATGCATCGGGTTTGGCACCTCTGGTAATGACACACCTCATGACAAAATAAGGCAAACAGGAGCATAggattacacacagacacacaccctcccccctcccaATACACACTTCCACTCCCATCCTAAGCTTGCTGTCTACAGCACCCTGGCCATGGGGAGGGGGGCAGGGGAGAGTTGCTGGGGGCCCCACACTCAGTCAAACGCACTCTTCACACAgctaagccccccccccccccccccaccccttacAAAGGCCTGAGTCAGGACTAGTCAGAAACATTACTGGATGGAGTACAAACTTGCAGAAGAGGACACAGAGGCGAGCATCACTGCAGCATGAGCTGTTTGAGGTTGTCATGCAAGATGGTGTCCTTGACGTCACGGAAGACGAGGCGAATGTTCTCGGTGTTGATGGCGGTGGTGAAGTGGTAGTACAGCGGCTTCTGCTGCTGCTCTCGCCGCTTGTTACGGAAACACGCCACAAGGAACTTCTGTACGTCCTCCAGGCTGTGAGGATCTCCCGTGTACTCGGAGAAGTAGTCCTTGATGGCCACCGTCTTGACCTTCTCCTCCAGCAAGTCCGTCTtgttgaggaagaggatgatggAGACGTTGCTGAAGACGCGGTTGTTGACAATGGTCTCGAAGatgctcagggattccgtgagGCGGTTGGTCTGGCGATCCTCCATCAGCACCTGGTCGAACTCGCTGGAGGACAcgaggaagaggatggaggTCACACTGTCGAAGCATTCGAACCAGCGCCGCCGCTCCGAGCGCTGGCCCCCAACATCCACCATCTTGAAGGGCACGTTCTTGATCTCAAAGTCGTACTCATGGATCCCTTTGGTGGGCTTACGGGCCAGAAGGATGTCCTGTTGACTGGGGAGATAGTCCtaaagacagagacacagacatcagacacacagacaccagagaagacAAAAACACACCCATCACAGAATAAGGACATCTCCAGTTGAGGCAGAAATCAGCAATTTGCCCAAAAATATAGGAAGATAATATTTTAACACATGGTACTTCATACGCATCTTGTTCATCTCTACAATTAGTCCATTATGTTTACTCATTATTTTTATGAAGCGTTCTGACGGAGCATAATGCCCCAACCTATCGCAGGGCCATACCCATCATGCATCTCTGGAGATGTTGATGTCACTGTGAACTAGGGCCAGAACAACCAACCCCAAAACAGACATaatgaatgcacacacacacacacacacacacacacacacacacacacacacacacacacacccttgagTTCTCAAAACACAGTACATGCACAGTTGTGTTAGGGCTTGAAATTCCACAACGAACACAAGGAATGTGCACTCATTTTCAAAACAACGCAAGGATATTTGATTACATTTACACCTATAAGGTCCACAGAGACAGGTACGAGATATGCGACCGATCCCTGATCCTGACACCACTCGGGCCCTGGGCTGTGTTCAAGTACGAGGTCCAGGCTGGCTACGTGTTCAGCCAGCCAGACATCTGGGTGAGGTCTTGATTTACGTATGTTAACTCTGTTGGACATCTGCCTGACCATTTCCTCCCCTGTCCCTTCAGAGACTATAAGACTTCATGGAGACTGTTATTCACATCCCTGAAGCCAGCAACGCTGTCTATATTGGACCCCATGGTCTATATATGACCCAAGGTATATTTAGAAACATACAAAGTCATTATGACTCAAACCCAAGCAACATCTTATTAGGATCGGCTATAgaaactaaacacacacacaattgtgaAATTACAAACAAGATGGATGCCATCAATGAAATAGCCTAACCAAGAAAGaccacgtacacatacacacacactcaagatgTGCAAAGCAAcgtacacacaggaacacacataaacctgcacacaacacacatacgcATTAACACCTGCAATGACGCATGCATGTGCCTTCAGCACGGGGGGAAACGACCGTACCTCCTTGTGACCTCCGTGTGCTAAATGAGGCCAGTGCCAGGAACATGCACTGTGACTCTGATCTAAAAGGAAATCCTTAAAACAGTTTCAGTTTCTATATGAGCGATGTAGAAACGCTCATGAGAACCTCTGCCTCTGCCACAGACGTGTGCACCAAACACTGTGAAATGCTCTCCTGTGAAGAACCTTTACACTGAACTGACGTGAGAAACCTCGCAGAGGGCGAACGTGTCATAACGCTCGGCCACTGCGTGGTGATGCACATTGTGGTGGGGCAGGTGCACGGTCTCCATCTCCGAGATAAGCAGCCGTCTCCCCTCCCCCGTGGTGCCTGATGAGTGTGGAGAGCAGTGTGGGCCACTCAACACTTCAACAGTGCAGAGCGCTGGGTTATCTTCACAGACGTTACCCGCGCCATGagccaggggcgcagatggcactggggacggggggggacatgtcccctccagatttatattgaccccatccgaaatctatatatatatatatatatatatatatatatatatatatatatatatatatatatatatatatatatatattaggggtgggcatagattaatttttttaatctagattaatctcactgaaatcttgaaattaatctagattaatctatattaaaatggctcatatgcgtggtACCCAAGTAAGTAGTCTTTGaaatagggtttcttaatacagagggtgcattagaccaggggctcatctcctgtttctaaaatgcatcaatgactgcttgagaaagctgttctactttgatacttgaagaaaaaaaaacatgctcaataaaatgtaggctaatcagttaaacatgaatttgtaagcctacatactgtacattaaaaggggttgataacatgtttattcaactaaacatatttgaaatgtaaaccaacatttagtacacttaacctcacggacgtaatttgggggggactttttcaaaagccggttttggtcctctgcagttttaacggttaaaaagaaatatttaaatagcgacgaatctagcgctaggaccatgcagaaaacgaccgctctgagctccgctccggaaacactttacgttcctaaaaatgaattttccatgaagcaaacctgacgacttcgtggctgcatccatgtaaacacacgtacgatttgtaattcacaggtttgaaaactcgttctcgcccctactgtgcaatttggttaggaatacagctgagctaaactatcaaattgaaagtcatcatagtttgcttacccattttgacccagttcccaacccaactttaagaatagattaacggtgataatttttatattaatTTGGTCCCCCTCATTTCCATCTGTGCCCCTGCCGTGAACACAAGCAGGGATGAGGCTAGAGGCCGCCCTGGGCCACCTCAACTGACCGCCCTGCGCCACCTCACCTGACCGCCCTGGGCCACCTCACCTGACCCCCCTGCGCCACCTCACCTGACCCCCCTGCGCCTCCTCACCTGACCGCCCTGCGCCACCTCACCTGACCGCCCTGCGCCTCCTCACCTGACCGCCCTGCGCCTCCTCACCTGACCGCCCTGCGCCTCCTCACCTGACCCCCCTGCGCCACCTCACCTGACCCCCCTGCGCCACCTCACCTGACCGCCCTGCGCCACCTCACCTGACCCCCCTGCGCCTCCTCACCTGACCGCCCTGCGCCTCCTCACCTGACCGCCCTGCGCCACCTCACCTGACCGCCCTGCGCCTCCTCACCTGACCGCCCTGCGCCTCCTCACCTGACCGCCCTGCGCCACCTCACCTGACCGCCCTGCGCCTCCTCACCTGACCGCCCTGCGCCTCCTCACCTGACCGCCCTGCGCCTCCTCACCTGACCGCCCTGCGCCTCCTCACCTGACCGCCCTGCGCCACCTCACCTGACCGCCATGCTTAAACCTCAACACTTGTCTAAGTGTGCTCAGTCTGAGTCTCagtcactgtcacacacactcagagacttgcgcacgcgcacgcgcacacacacacacacacacacacacacacacacacacacacctgcattctGTGTCTAAACAGAGCAGCTCAGAAACACTTCCGCTGAAGAGTCCACATGCTCAAACACTTCTGCTTACAATAACCTCCAATAGTCAAGTCACAATCAACAGATTCACAGtgaacaaccaatcaaatgaatgCGTGCAAGCaggcacgtgcacacacacgcacacacacacacactttcctacAACATCAAATACCCCCTCCcaatccccacccccaccccaaagccCAATTGGAGACCAAGAGCATTTCCTGTGGGTCTATATTACTATGTTACTGGTGTGACTGCAGAAATAAGCAGGTCATTGGGCTTGGAGAGAGAACGCTAGAAACACACGTCACCCATCTGGCTCCAGACACTGAGGTGCCAATTACGCAATGCTCCGCCCTCAGAGAGGCGTGTCCTTCAAC includes these proteins:
- the slc16a6b gene encoding solute carrier family 16 member 6b — encoded protein: MKGPVSTLRAFMKPNVYQKVPDGGWGWAIAVAFFFVEVFTFGIIKIFGIFLQDLTSHFSETNSRVSWVISICVFVMNFTAPLSSVLSNRFGYRPVVMLGGFLISLGTVTTAFAQSVTQMYITVGLVSGLGYCLTFLPTVTILSQYFSKRRSLVTSVASTGECFSLLALAPAFSALRDQMGWRKCMVVIGLLQASIIVCGVLLKPIIIRPRSSTEEQQEEEKEKESPRSALRQSQSKYELENEFTCTSFNSVDSGVQMDLADGPGETAQLELERGEGEGEGPALSSTPLRQPVQQAEEREELRPPRSGPLDTSVLRDGGFICYSLFGLFATLAFFAPQLYVIDLSVSCGMERESATYMLSTMAVAEILGRLSIGWVLNHGPVRKLYVLLVCMATLTLVLIFFPFVTEFWGLASCCAAYGFLLGTVASTHIPMLAEDDVVGIERMPTAAGVYVFVQSFAGLAGPPLGGMLVDITHNYGSAFYSSAVGAALGTLFLGLVRPAKAGLRRCLEKGVGEQQQEQDTEGSDGAPDDFLELDLVIESTGTQSSSGPAA
- the gna13b gene encoding guanine nucleotide-binding protein subunit alpha-13b produces the protein MADFLPSRSFLSVCFPKCLLNSSEAEQLRKSKEIDKCLSKDKNYVKRLVKILLLGAGESGKSTFLKQMRIIHGQDFDQRAKEEFRATIYSNVIKGIRVLVDAREKLHIPWGDPSNQVHGETVMAFDTRSAKVAQGRIETKVFLHYLHSIRSLWADSGIQNAYDRRREFQLGESVKYFLDNLEKLGMPDYLPSQQDILLARKPTKGIHEYDFEIKNVPFKMVDVGGQRSERRRWFECFDSVTSILFLVSSSEFDQVLMEDRQTNRLTESLSIFETIVNNRVFSNVSIILFLNKTDLLEEKVKTVAIKDYFSEYTGDPHSLEDVQKFLVACFRNKRREQQQKPLYYHFTTAINTENIRLVFRDVKDTILHDNLKQLMLQ